A stretch of the Denticeps clupeoides chromosome 6, fDenClu1.1, whole genome shotgun sequence genome encodes the following:
- the LOC114792481 gene encoding microfibrillar-associated protein 3-like gives MWSRSDMPPRFVACTALLVCCAVTRTPAEPSPGEGVVTADGLASLPALRDVVVKEGDGAMIECNVSGSHGDVTWYNSKGRVLEEGGGAGKWLIMDKGVLNITTVTFEDRGRYTCIALSASGMSNYTITLRVAYTYSGLGVYYVIVCLVAFTITMILNITRLCMVSTHLRKTERAINEFFRTEGAEKLQKAFEIAKRIPIITSTKTVELAKVTQFKTMEFARHIEELARSVPLPPLILNCRTYVDDVLEAVHRGDSEHESARPGGQQALGDAQGGVEASSVPLTVHQNEESNVLQEGSHDVKVSVHPIRASEERIELGVA, from the exons ATGTGGAG CCGCAGCGACATGCCGCCGAGATTCGTCGCCTGCACCGCGCTCCTGGTCTGCTGTGCCGTGACACGGACGCCCGCCGAGCCCAGTCCGGGCGAGGGCGTCGTGACCGCGGACGGGCTCGCCAGCCTGCCGGCCCTGCGGGACGTCGTGGTGAAGGAGGGCGATGGCGCGATGATCGAGTGCAATGTCAGCGGCAGCCACGGCGACGTCACGTGGTATAACTCAAAAGGACGCGTTCTGGAGGAAGGGGGTGGAG CTGGAAAGTGGCTGATAATGGACAAGGGGGTCTTGAACATTACGACTGTGACGTTTGAGGACAGGGGGAGGTACACCTGCATCGCATTGAGCGCATCTGGGATGTCGAACTACACCATCACGTTACGGGTGGCCTACACCTACAGCGGCCTTGGTGTGTACTACGTCATTGTGTGCCTTGTCGCTTTCACCATCACCATGATTCTCAACATCACGCGCCTCTGCATGGTCAGCACCCACCTGAGGAAGACCGAGAGGGCCATCAACGAGTTCTTCCGGACAGAGGGGGCCGAGAAACTGCAGAAGGCGTTCGAAATAGCCAAGCGCATCCCCATAATCACCTCGACCAAGACCGTGGAGCTGGCCAAGGTGACTCAGTTCAAGACCATGGAGTTCGCCCGGCACATCGAGGAACTGGCCCGCAGCGTCCCGCTGCCCCCCCTCATCTTGAACTGCAGGACCTACGTCGACGACGTCCTTGAGGCAGTCCACCGTGGCGATTCTGAGCACGAAAGCGCCAGGCCTGGGGGGCAGCAGGCGCTCGGCGATGCCCAGGGCGGAGTGGAGGCCAGCAGCGTCCCACTGACTGTCCATCAGAACGAAGAATCTAATGTTCTTCAGGAGGGTAGCCACGATGTGAAAGTGTCTGTTCACCCAATCAGAGCCAGCGAGGAGAGAATAGAGTTAGGAGTTGCCTAA
- the LOC114792686 gene encoding reticulon-3-B-like → MAESHSATASGPNSFGDFTSSVQQLVHWREPRRSTVAFSGSLLVLLSFATFSIVSVLSNLLLAVLCVTITFRVYKAVIQAVQKSNEGHPFRTLMEKDITVSPEKFGKFVDLSLAHVNRGLLQARRLVLVEDVVDSLKLASVMWILTYVGSIFNGLTILILVDIIIFCTPLIYEKNKSQFDRYIDLVHSQVEDKLAKLLEKLPGAVKHSKMD, encoded by the exons ATGGCAGAGTCTCATTCTGCAACTGCATCTGGACCAAACTCCTTTGGCGATTTCACATCATCAG TACAACAACTTGTGCATTGGCGGGAGCCCAGGAGGTCAACAGTGGCGTTTAGTGGCTCTCTGCTGGTGCTGTTGTCATTTGCCACCTTCAGTATCGTCAGCGTGCTATCGAATCTCCTGCTGGCTGTGCTCTGTGTCACCATCACCTTCCGTGTGTACAAGGCTGTCATCCAGGCTGTGCAGAAGTCCAATGAGGGCCACCCCTTCAG AACTCTGATGGAAAAAGACATCACTGTTTCCCCAGAGAAGTTTGGTAAATTTGTGGACCTGTCTCTCGCCCACGTAAACCGGGGCCTTCTGCAAGCCAGACGACTGGTTCTAGTAGAGGATGTGGTAGATTCATTAAAG TTGGCCAGTGTGATGTGGATTTTGACATATGTGGGGTCCATCTTCAATGGTCTTACAATCCTGATTCTTG TGGACATCATCATTTTTTGCACACCTTTGATTTACGAGAAAAACAAA TCCCAGTTTGATCGTTATATTGATCTTGTACATTCTCAAGTAGAGGACAAACTTGCAAA GCTCTTGGAAAAGCTCCCAGGGGCTGTAAAGCACAGCAAAATGGACTGA